One genomic region from Cellulomonas hominis encodes:
- a CDS encoding glycoside hydrolase family 3 N-terminal domain-containing protein, which produces MNATYLDASAPIGARVDDLLARMTVEEKVGQMMQLDAREGVEDHILRMHVGSILHTSPERLAEAHDLTGQTRLRIPLLVGEDCIHGHSFFVGATIFPTQLGMAASWDAGLVEQVARATAVEVAATGVHWTFSPVLCIARDLRWGRVDETFGEDPFLIGELASAMVRGYQGTGLDDPTAILATAKHFAGYSETQGGRDASEADISRRKLRSWFLPPFERVAREGCATFMLGYQTTDGVPITVNDWLLNDVLRGEWGYSGTLITDWDNVGRMVWEQKVQPDYAHAAAAAVKAGNDMVMTTPGFFQGALDAIRSELLAESDLDAAVARILTLKFRLGLFENPRRPDPAAQVAVVGSVAHAELNLAVARRSLVLLTNDGVLPLAGGLEPAPGTGPAGALRAAPGTAARTIAVVGPLADDAQTQLGDWAGSSGQADWLPDGQPVEMITTVLDGLRATVPQEWAITHARGADILTLAPDPAGATFVDGQPRPPLVVPCEPDEALIAEAVAAARDADYVVAVVGDRIELVGEGRSTATLELIGGQIALLDALAATGTPLVVVLLASKPLVLPDSALDAAALLWVANPGMQGGQAVAEVLLGLAEPSGRLPVSFARHVGQQPTYYNQVRGQHGDRYADLTQRPAFAFGEGLSYTTVAYSGLRLAAADLGAGDVVRGSVTLANTGDRPVRETVQAYVSDRVTSVSWADKELKAFRQVDLAPGETATVTIEVPVADCTIVDAAGTRVVEPGEFELLVGPSSRDETLLRAEFTVRP; this is translated from the coding sequence ATGAATGCCACGTACCTCGACGCCAGTGCGCCCATCGGCGCTCGGGTGGACGACCTCCTCGCCCGCATGACCGTCGAGGAGAAGGTCGGCCAGATGATGCAGCTCGACGCCCGGGAGGGGGTCGAGGACCACATCCTGCGCATGCACGTGGGTTCGATCCTGCACACGTCACCGGAGCGGCTGGCCGAGGCGCACGACCTCACCGGACAGACCCGCTTGCGGATCCCGCTGCTCGTCGGCGAGGACTGCATCCACGGGCACTCGTTCTTCGTCGGGGCGACGATCTTCCCGACGCAGCTCGGCATGGCCGCGTCCTGGGATGCCGGGCTGGTCGAGCAGGTCGCTCGGGCGACTGCCGTCGAGGTCGCCGCGACCGGCGTGCACTGGACCTTCTCGCCGGTGCTCTGCATCGCGCGCGACCTGCGCTGGGGCCGGGTGGACGAGACCTTCGGCGAGGACCCGTTCCTGATCGGTGAGCTGGCCTCCGCCATGGTCCGCGGCTACCAGGGCACCGGGCTCGACGACCCGACCGCGATCCTGGCCACCGCCAAGCACTTCGCCGGGTACTCCGAGACGCAGGGCGGGCGGGACGCCTCCGAGGCCGACATCTCCCGCCGCAAGCTGCGCTCGTGGTTCCTCCCGCCGTTCGAGCGGGTGGCGCGCGAGGGCTGCGCGACGTTCATGCTCGGCTACCAGACCACCGACGGCGTGCCGATCACGGTGAACGACTGGCTGCTGAACGACGTGCTGCGGGGCGAGTGGGGCTACAGCGGCACGCTGATCACCGACTGGGACAACGTCGGGCGGATGGTCTGGGAGCAGAAGGTGCAGCCCGACTACGCGCACGCCGCGGCGGCCGCGGTGAAGGCCGGCAACGACATGGTGATGACCACCCCCGGGTTCTTCCAGGGAGCGCTGGACGCCATCCGTTCCGAGCTGCTGGCCGAGTCCGACCTGGACGCCGCGGTGGCCCGGATCCTCACCCTGAAGTTCCGGCTCGGGCTGTTCGAGAACCCGCGCCGGCCCGACCCCGCCGCCCAGGTCGCGGTGGTCGGCTCCGTCGCGCACGCCGAGCTCAACCTGGCCGTGGCCCGCCGCTCGCTGGTGCTGCTGACCAACGACGGGGTGCTCCCGCTGGCCGGAGGGCTGGAGCCCGCCCCCGGGACCGGCCCCGCGGGTGCGCTGCGGGCCGCGCCCGGCACCGCCGCGAGGACGATCGCCGTGGTCGGACCGCTGGCCGACGACGCGCAGACCCAGCTCGGCGACTGGGCCGGAAGCTCCGGCCAGGCCGACTGGCTCCCGGACGGCCAGCCGGTGGAGATGATCACCACGGTGCTGGACGGCCTGCGGGCGACGGTGCCGCAGGAGTGGGCCATCACGCACGCCCGCGGGGCGGACATCCTCACCCTCGCGCCGGACCCGGCGGGCGCGACGTTCGTCGACGGGCAGCCGCGCCCGCCGCTCGTCGTCCCGTGCGAGCCGGACGAGGCCCTGATCGCCGAGGCCGTCGCTGCCGCGCGGGACGCCGACTACGTGGTCGCCGTCGTCGGGGACCGGATCGAGCTCGTCGGTGAAGGCCGGTCGACCGCCACGCTCGAGCTCATCGGCGGGCAGATCGCCCTGCTCGACGCGCTCGCGGCCACCGGCACGCCGCTGGTCGTGGTGCTGCTCGCCTCCAAGCCCTTGGTGCTGCCGGACTCGGCGCTGGACGCCGCCGCGCTGCTCTGGGTCGCGAACCCGGGCATGCAGGGCGGCCAGGCCGTCGCCGAGGTGCTGCTCGGGCTCGCCGAGCCGTCCGGCCGCCTGCCCGTGTCGTTCGCGCGGCACGTCGGGCAGCAGCCGACCTACTACAACCAGGTCCGCGGCCAGCACGGCGACCGGTACGCCGACCTCACCCAGCGGCCGGCGTTCGCGTTCGGCGAGGGGCTGTCGTACACGACGGTCGCGTACTCGGGCCTGCGGCTCGCGGCGGCCGACCTCGGGGCCGGTGACGTCGTCCGGGGCTCGGTCACGCTCGCGAACACCGGGGACCGGCCGGTGCGGGAGACCGTGCAGGCGTACGTCTCGGACCGGGTGACGTCGGTGTCCTGGGCCGACAAGGAGCTCAAGGCGTTCCGGCAGGTCGACCTGGCCCCCGGCGAGACGGCCACGGTGACGATCGAGGTCCCGGTCGCGGACTGCACGATCGTCGACGCCGCCGGCACCCGGGTGGTCGAGCCGGGCGAGTTCGAGCTCCTGGTGGGCCCGTCGTCCCGCGACGAGACCCTCCTCCGGGCGGAGTTCACGGTCCGCCCCTGA
- a CDS encoding lysophospholipid acyltransferase family protein: protein MHPPRANRAYRNVARVLRPVLYGITRRDWRGAEHLPSGTGFIAAGNHMTNVDPLTFAHYLYDNGVAPKILAKSSLFSVPVVGWVLRTTGQIPVYRNTAQAGDSLRAAETALAAGECVAVFPEGTLTRDPDLWPMVAKTGVARLALASRAPVVPIAQWGAQDLLGRYAKLFKPIPPKRITVVAGPPVDLDDLYDRPLDAATLREATERVMAAITALLADVRGATPPERPYDMRRDGGGPGAGSAGASGPAAGAA from the coding sequence GTGCACCCGCCCCGCGCCAACCGCGCCTACCGCAACGTCGCCCGCGTCCTGCGCCCCGTGCTGTACGGCATCACGCGCCGCGACTGGCGGGGTGCCGAGCACCTCCCGTCCGGGACCGGGTTCATCGCGGCCGGCAACCACATGACGAACGTCGACCCCCTGACGTTCGCGCACTACCTGTACGACAACGGCGTCGCGCCCAAGATCCTCGCGAAGTCGTCGCTGTTCTCCGTGCCGGTGGTCGGCTGGGTCCTGCGGACCACGGGGCAGATCCCGGTGTACCGGAACACCGCGCAGGCCGGCGACTCGCTGCGTGCCGCCGAGACCGCCCTGGCGGCGGGGGAGTGCGTCGCCGTGTTCCCCGAGGGCACGCTCACCCGGGACCCCGACCTGTGGCCGATGGTCGCCAAGACCGGCGTCGCCCGGCTGGCGCTCGCGTCCCGCGCCCCGGTCGTGCCGATCGCGCAGTGGGGCGCGCAGGACCTGCTCGGGCGGTACGCCAAGCTGTTCAAGCCGATCCCGCCGAAGCGGATCACCGTCGTCGCCGGGCCGCCGGTCGACCTGGACGACCTGTACGACCGGCCGCTCGACGCCGCGACGCTGCGGGAGGCCACCGAGCGGGTCATGGCCGCGATCACCGCGCTCCTCGCGGACGTGCGCGGCGCGACCCCGCCCGAGCGGCCGTACGACATGCGCCGCGACGGGGGCGGCCCCGGGGCGGGGTCCGCGGGCGCGTCCGGCCCGGCAGCGGGAGCGGCGTGA
- a CDS encoding NAD(P)H-dependent glycerol-3-phosphate dehydrogenase, protein MTRAAVLGAGAWGTTFAAVLADAGCEVTVWGRDAAVCAEIAEHRRNERYLPGIELPAGVTADPDPVAAVAGADVVAVAVPSQSARATLAPLAGRLDPGAVAVSLMKGVELATDQRMSEVVAEALDLPAARVAVLSGPNLASEIAARQPTATVVAAADAGAAERVAAACASGYFRPYTNDDVVGVELCGAVKNVIALAVGISQGRGLGYNTMATVITRGLVEITRLGLALGARAETFPGLAGMGDLMATCASPDSRNHRLGLHIGRGMSLDEATAATGGTAEGVKSSRSVLDLAERAGVEMPITAAVVQVLHEGLPVDALAPLLLGRPRKAEGV, encoded by the coding sequence GTGACGCGCGCCGCCGTCCTCGGCGCGGGTGCCTGGGGCACCACGTTCGCCGCCGTCCTCGCCGACGCGGGGTGCGAGGTCACCGTCTGGGGCCGCGACGCCGCGGTCTGCGCCGAGATCGCGGAGCACCGCCGCAACGAGCGGTACCTGCCGGGCATCGAGCTGCCCGCGGGCGTCACGGCCGACCCCGACCCGGTCGCGGCGGTCGCCGGTGCCGACGTGGTCGCGGTGGCCGTGCCGTCCCAGTCGGCCCGCGCGACGCTCGCCCCGCTCGCCGGCCGCCTGGACCCGGGCGCGGTCGCCGTCTCGCTGATGAAGGGTGTCGAGCTCGCCACCGACCAGCGGATGAGCGAGGTCGTGGCCGAGGCGCTGGACCTGCCCGCCGCCCGGGTCGCGGTGCTGTCCGGGCCGAACCTGGCGTCCGAGATCGCCGCGCGGCAGCCGACCGCCACCGTCGTGGCCGCCGCGGACGCGGGCGCCGCCGAGCGGGTCGCCGCGGCGTGCGCCTCGGGGTACTTCCGCCCGTACACGAACGACGACGTCGTCGGCGTCGAGCTCTGCGGGGCCGTGAAGAACGTCATCGCGCTCGCGGTCGGCATCTCGCAGGGCCGGGGCCTCGGGTACAACACCATGGCCACCGTCATCACGCGCGGGCTGGTCGAGATCACCCGGCTCGGGCTGGCGCTCGGCGCGCGGGCCGAGACGTTCCCCGGGCTCGCGGGCATGGGGGACCTCATGGCGACCTGCGCGTCGCCGGACTCCCGCAACCACCGGCTCGGCCTGCACATCGGGCGGGGGATGTCCCTCGACGAGGCGACCGCGGCCACCGGGGGCACCGCGGAGGGCGTGAAGTCGTCCCGGTCGGTGCTGGACCTCGCGGAGCGCGCCGGGGTGGAGATGCCGATCACCGCGGCCGTGGTGCAGGTGCTGCACGAGGGGCTGCCCGTGGACGCGCTGGCGCCGCTGCTGCTGGGGCGGCCGCGCAAGGCGGAGGGCGTCTAG
- a CDS encoding ABC transporter ATP-binding protein, translating into MTSIDVRGVSKTYRVRGAGSIDALRDVSFTLSSGQTIGMVGQSGSGKSTVAKILTQMERPTSGQVLLDGEPIPTRGAALRAYRQQLRMVFQDPFASLNPYHSIRHHVARPLALSGVVPPEEVDAEVHRLLAKVQLDAGAIIDRRPHELSGGQRQRVAIARALAPRPALLVADEPVSMLDVSLRMGVLGLLSDIQAQDGLGVLYITHDLATARYFSDEIIVLNQGRVVEHGSADDVILRPQHPYTRELREASPDPERFFADSAGGAR; encoded by the coding sequence ATGACCTCGATCGACGTCCGCGGCGTCTCCAAGACCTACCGCGTCCGAGGAGCGGGGTCGATCGACGCGCTCCGGGACGTGTCGTTCACGCTCTCGAGCGGGCAGACGATCGGCATGGTCGGTCAGTCCGGCTCCGGCAAGTCGACCGTCGCCAAGATCCTCACGCAGATGGAGCGGCCGACCAGCGGGCAGGTGCTCCTCGACGGCGAGCCGATCCCGACCCGGGGCGCCGCGCTGCGCGCCTACCGCCAGCAGCTGCGCATGGTGTTCCAGGACCCGTTCGCGTCGCTGAACCCGTACCACTCGATCCGGCACCACGTCGCGCGCCCGCTCGCGCTCTCCGGGGTCGTGCCGCCCGAAGAGGTCGACGCCGAGGTGCACCGCCTACTGGCCAAGGTCCAGCTCGACGCCGGGGCCATCATCGACCGCCGGCCCCACGAGCTGTCAGGTGGTCAGCGGCAACGGGTCGCCATCGCCCGGGCCCTGGCCCCGCGCCCGGCCCTGCTCGTCGCGGACGAGCCGGTCTCGATGCTCGACGTGTCCCTGCGGATGGGCGTGCTCGGCCTGCTCTCCGACATCCAGGCCCAGGACGGCCTCGGGGTGCTCTACATCACCCACGACCTCGCCACGGCCCGGTACTTCTCGGACGAGATCATCGTGCTCAACCAGGGCCGGGTCGTCGAGCACGGCTCGGCCGACGACGTCATCCTGCGCCCGCAGCACCCGTACACCCGCGAGCTCCGCGAGGCGTCCCCCGACCCGGAGCGGTTCTTCGCCGACAGCGCCGGAGGTGCCCGATGA
- a CDS encoding ABC transporter substrate-binding protein, whose protein sequence is MRLKFPAVALGVAAALTLTACSGGSGGGTEQSASTGGTGAALTIAKPDGAITTESNNPFLGDSSASMYGYRYAMFETMALVNTADSSVVTPRLASSLEWNADYTELTVTAREGVTWHDGEPFTIDDIVGTFDMYLDGRLTDTAALDYLGADVDGDSATLKFGNSKFVKRGTVLHVPIVPKHIWDTLDDPSTAALTGEGEAIGTGPYVLSSWSTESVTLTANPDYWDGDLAVPELHYVSYGDNSALATALATGEADWAQAFLPQVQETFLDKDPANRYLVTPTAGAGTLFLNLTRKPFDDPALREALAWAIDREAYVEIAREGASAVVDSVTGLGPSLEQDVVDEFAGQTYEVDLDKATSILEDAGYTGVGDALVDPDGEPVTFSVSVPAGWTDWNTEQALLSEQMKELGIEVTIEQPDWGGWDEARKTGNFDAIIHWLDGEGAWGVYDSIMGTRWITTDAETGEENADFNFGRYSNPEVDAALNTYASTDNDADRAAAMTTLQQAFVRDVPAIPLGSHPLLGLFNERSYTGWPTEEDMYASADPTQAEVALVLSTLEPVE, encoded by the coding sequence ATGAGGTTGAAGTTCCCGGCAGTCGCGCTCGGCGTGGCCGCCGCCCTGACACTGACGGCCTGCTCCGGTGGGTCGGGCGGGGGGACCGAGCAGAGCGCGTCCACCGGCGGGACCGGTGCCGCGCTGACCATCGCCAAGCCGGACGGCGCCATCACCACCGAGTCGAACAACCCGTTCCTCGGGGACAGCTCGGCCAGCATGTACGGCTACCGCTACGCCATGTTCGAGACGATGGCGCTGGTCAACACCGCGGACTCGAGCGTGGTCACCCCGCGCCTGGCCTCGAGCCTGGAGTGGAACGCGGACTACACCGAGCTCACGGTCACCGCCCGCGAGGGAGTGACGTGGCACGACGGCGAGCCGTTCACGATCGACGACATCGTCGGCACGTTCGACATGTACCTCGACGGGCGCCTCACCGACACCGCTGCGCTGGACTACCTGGGGGCGGACGTCGACGGGGACTCGGCGACGCTGAAGTTCGGCAACTCCAAGTTCGTCAAGCGGGGCACGGTGCTGCACGTCCCGATCGTCCCGAAGCACATCTGGGACACCCTCGACGACCCGTCGACCGCCGCGCTCACCGGCGAGGGCGAGGCCATCGGGACCGGCCCGTACGTCCTGTCGAGCTGGTCGACGGAGTCGGTGACGCTCACCGCGAACCCGGACTACTGGGACGGGGACCTGGCGGTCCCCGAGCTGCACTACGTCTCCTACGGCGACAACTCCGCGCTGGCCACGGCCCTGGCGACCGGCGAGGCGGACTGGGCCCAGGCGTTCCTGCCGCAGGTCCAGGAGACCTTCCTCGACAAGGACCCGGCCAACCGGTACCTGGTGACCCCGACCGCCGGCGCGGGGACGTTGTTCCTCAACCTCACCCGCAAGCCGTTCGACGACCCCGCGCTGCGCGAGGCGCTCGCCTGGGCCATCGACCGCGAGGCCTACGTGGAGATCGCCCGCGAGGGCGCTTCGGCCGTCGTGGACTCGGTGACCGGCCTCGGCCCGTCGCTGGAGCAGGACGTCGTCGACGAGTTCGCGGGGCAGACCTACGAGGTCGACCTCGACAAGGCGACGTCCATCCTCGAGGACGCCGGCTACACGGGCGTCGGCGACGCGCTCGTGGACCCGGACGGCGAGCCGGTCACGTTCTCGGTCTCGGTCCCGGCCGGCTGGACCGACTGGAACACCGAGCAGGCACTGCTGTCGGAGCAGATGAAGGAGCTCGGCATCGAGGTCACGATCGAGCAGCCCGACTGGGGCGGCTGGGACGAGGCCCGGAAGACCGGGAACTTCGACGCGATCATCCACTGGCTCGATGGCGAGGGCGCCTGGGGCGTCTACGACTCCATCATGGGCACCCGCTGGATCACGACCGACGCCGAGACCGGCGAGGAGAACGCCGACTTCAACTTCGGGCGCTACAGCAACCCCGAGGTCGACGCCGCGCTCAACACCTACGCCAGCACTGACAACGACGCCGACCGTGCTGCCGCGATGACGACGCTGCAGCAGGCGTTCGTCCGGGACGTCCCGGCGATCCCGCTGGGCTCCCACCCGCTGCTGGGCCTGTTCAACGAGCGCAGCTACACCGGCTGGCCGACCGAGGAGGACATGTACGCCTCCGCCGACCCGACCCAGGCCGAGGTCGCCCTCGTCCTGAGCACCCTCGAGCCCGTCGAGTGA
- a CDS encoding ABC transporter ATP-binding protein gives MSDPLLSVRDFSVRYETAAPVDAVRDVSLTVHRGEVLGLAGESGCGKTTLAYGVQRLLKPPAVIPGGSVTWHDADGSDVDLLALGADAMRAFRWDKISMVFQGAMSALNPVATVGAQLADVFEVHRPAMSRAERTAAVVELLEIVKVGAARIKSYPHELSGGMRQRIMIAMALALRPQLVVMDEPTTALDVLVQREILREITGLREAFGFSVVFITHDLPLLLEISDRIAIMRAGQIVELDTAPNIWFRPRHEYTRTLLSSFPRLTAEREAAR, from the coding sequence ATGAGCGACCCACTCCTCTCGGTCCGGGACTTCTCGGTCCGGTACGAGACGGCCGCACCCGTGGACGCGGTCCGGGACGTGTCCCTCACCGTCCACCGGGGCGAGGTGCTCGGGCTCGCCGGCGAGTCCGGGTGCGGCAAGACCACGCTTGCCTACGGCGTCCAGCGCCTGCTCAAGCCTCCGGCCGTCATCCCCGGCGGGTCGGTCACCTGGCACGACGCCGACGGCAGCGACGTCGACCTCCTCGCCCTGGGCGCCGACGCGATGCGGGCGTTCCGGTGGGACAAGATCTCCATGGTGTTCCAGGGCGCGATGAGCGCCCTGAACCCGGTGGCGACGGTGGGTGCCCAGCTCGCCGACGTCTTCGAGGTGCACCGCCCCGCCATGTCGCGGGCCGAGCGCACCGCCGCGGTCGTCGAGCTGCTCGAGATCGTCAAGGTGGGCGCGGCGCGCATCAAGAGCTACCCCCACGAGCTGTCCGGCGGGATGCGCCAGCGCATCATGATCGCCATGGCGCTCGCCCTGCGCCCGCAGCTCGTGGTCATGGACGAGCCCACGACGGCGCTGGACGTGCTGGTGCAGCGGGAGATCCTGCGGGAGATCACCGGCCTGCGCGAGGCGTTCGGGTTCTCGGTCGTGTTCATCACCCACGACCTGCCGCTGCTGCTCGAGATCTCCGACCGCATCGCGATCATGCGTGCCGGGCAGATCGTCGAGCTCGACACCGCGCCGAACATCTGGTTCCGGCCGCGCCACGAGTACACCAGGACGCTGTTGTCGTCCTTCCCGCGCCTGACGGCCGAGCGGGAGGCGGCCCGATGA
- a CDS encoding TetR/AcrR family transcriptional regulator gives MSEARRSAHPRPETLERRRRILSAAMTTFGRKGYNKGPLTEIADQVGMTHAGILHHFGSKDQLLVEVLRYRDQTDVEDLDEGHMPYGIELFRHLVRTAFANERRPGLVQTYAVLSAESVTDDHPARAYFQERYDTLRGDIVAAFRLVCAERGIAEPDTVDRAAAGILAVMDGLQVQWLLAPDDVELALASEFAIEALVAAVVHPQPPEVATERPDR, from the coding sequence ATGAGCGAGGCCAGACGGTCCGCGCACCCCCGCCCGGAGACCCTCGAGCGCCGGCGACGCATCCTGTCCGCGGCGATGACGACCTTCGGCCGCAAGGGCTACAACAAGGGTCCGCTCACCGAGATCGCCGACCAGGTCGGCATGACGCACGCCGGGATCCTGCACCACTTCGGGTCCAAGGACCAGCTGCTCGTCGAGGTGCTCCGGTACCGCGACCAGACCGACGTCGAGGACCTCGACGAGGGGCACATGCCGTACGGCATCGAGCTGTTCCGGCACCTCGTGCGCACCGCGTTCGCCAACGAGCGCCGTCCAGGCCTCGTGCAGACCTATGCCGTGCTGTCCGCGGAGTCCGTCACGGACGACCACCCCGCCAGGGCGTACTTCCAGGAGCGCTACGACACGCTGCGCGGCGACATCGTCGCGGCGTTCCGGCTGGTCTGCGCCGAGCGCGGCATCGCCGAGCCGGACACGGTCGATCGTGCCGCTGCCGGCATCCTCGCCGTCATGGACGGGCTGCAGGTGCAGTGGCTCCTCGCGCCGGACGACGTGGAGCTGGCACTCGCCAGCGAGTTCGCGATCGAGGCCCTCGTCGCGGCGGTCGTCCATCCGCAGCCCCCGGAGGTCGCCACCGAGCGGCCCGACCGCTAG
- a CDS encoding ABC transporter permease: MSITQTTPRGRGARLGAGFAMFRNGKSIAGLSILAVFVLVAVFADQLAPYSPTQIDATARLQPPSAAHWFGTTHLGEDVLSQVIHGTRGVVVVGALTSLISMAIAVVVGVLAGYLPGWRSEALSALANVFLVIPGIPILIIIASRFTNPPLWVVAAILGILGWGWGARVLRAQTMSLRNRDFVQAAKLNGEPLRRIIGVEMLPNLTALIASSFVGSVTAAILGLTTLSYIGVIPVNAYNWGTILNWASAQGAFTQNQWWWFLPPGLCIAAIGVALALLNFGIDEYINPRLRSAGELARAMRDKGMDMTDGVTAVTSDTK; this comes from the coding sequence ATGTCGATCACCCAGACGACCCCCCGCGGGCGCGGCGCCCGGCTCGGCGCGGGCTTCGCGATGTTCCGCAACGGCAAGTCGATCGCCGGCCTGTCGATCCTCGCGGTGTTCGTGCTCGTTGCCGTCTTCGCCGACCAGCTCGCCCCGTACTCCCCGACGCAGATCGACGCGACCGCCCGGCTCCAGCCGCCCAGCGCCGCGCACTGGTTCGGCACGACCCACCTCGGCGAGGACGTCCTCAGCCAGGTCATCCACGGCACCCGCGGCGTGGTCGTCGTCGGCGCGCTCACCTCGCTGATCTCGATGGCGATCGCCGTCGTCGTCGGCGTCCTGGCGGGCTACCTGCCGGGGTGGCGGTCCGAGGCCCTGTCGGCTCTGGCGAACGTCTTCCTCGTCATCCCCGGCATCCCGATCCTCATCATCATCGCGTCGCGGTTCACCAACCCGCCGCTGTGGGTGGTCGCCGCGATCCTCGGGATCCTGGGGTGGGGATGGGGCGCGCGGGTGCTGCGCGCCCAGACCATGTCGCTGCGCAACCGCGACTTCGTCCAGGCGGCGAAGCTCAACGGAGAACCGCTGCGCCGCATCATCGGAGTCGAGATGCTGCCGAACCTCACCGCCCTGATCGCGTCGTCGTTCGTCGGCTCGGTCACCGCGGCGATCCTCGGCCTGACCACCCTGTCGTACATCGGGGTCATCCCGGTCAACGCGTACAACTGGGGCACGATCCTGAACTGGGCGTCGGCGCAGGGCGCGTTCACCCAGAACCAGTGGTGGTGGTTCCTGCCGCCCGGGCTGTGCATCGCGGCGATCGGTGTCGCCCTCGCGCTGCTCAACTTCGGCATCGACGAGTACATCAACCCGCGTCTACGCTCCGCGGGCGAGCTCGCCCGCGCCATGCGCGACAAGGGCATGGACATGACCGACGGCGTCACAGCCGTCACCTCGGACACCAAGTAG
- a CDS encoding ABC transporter permease translates to MTTLSSPSPSPTEADVVADGTTATRATRTRAKAPWRFIGRRVAFYLFTLWAAITINFFVPRMMKGDAVDNYLARNRGISPEAADALRALLGLDSDRTLWQQYGDYLAMLARGDLGIAITHGLQPVGQVIANALPWTVGLIGLATVCSFLIGTVGGALVGWRRGSRLDALIPVTTFLSTVPYFWIGLMAISVFSVTLGWFPIGKAYGIGTTPGLTPEFLGEVIKHGTLPLATIVVASLGGWMLGMRNMMLTVLDEDYVTVAQAKGMPNRRVLWRYAARNAVLPQIQSFALSIGFIVGGAIIVEQVFSYPGVGKMLLDATNAKDYALMQGGFLVIVLAVLVANILADVAYAVLDPRTRQSEG, encoded by the coding sequence ATGACCACGCTCAGCAGCCCCAGCCCCAGCCCCACCGAGGCCGACGTGGTCGCTGACGGGACGACCGCGACCCGGGCCACCAGGACCCGGGCGAAGGCCCCCTGGCGGTTCATCGGGCGCCGCGTCGCGTTCTACCTCTTCACGCTGTGGGCCGCCATCACGATCAACTTCTTCGTGCCCCGCATGATGAAGGGCGACGCGGTCGACAACTACCTTGCCCGCAACCGCGGGATCTCGCCGGAGGCGGCCGACGCGCTGCGCGCACTGCTCGGCCTGGACTCCGACCGGACGCTCTGGCAGCAGTACGGGGACTACCTGGCGATGCTGGCCCGCGGCGACCTCGGGATCGCCATCACCCACGGCCTGCAGCCGGTCGGCCAGGTCATCGCGAACGCGCTGCCGTGGACGGTGGGCTTGATCGGGCTGGCGACCGTGTGCTCCTTCCTGATCGGCACCGTCGGGGGCGCGCTCGTCGGCTGGCGGCGCGGGTCGCGCCTGGACGCCCTCATCCCGGTGACGACCTTCCTGTCCACCGTCCCGTACTTCTGGATCGGGCTGATGGCGATCTCGGTCTTCTCCGTCACGCTCGGCTGGTTCCCCATCGGCAAGGCCTACGGGATCGGCACCACCCCCGGCCTCACGCCGGAGTTCCTCGGGGAGGTGATCAAGCACGGGACGCTGCCGCTGGCCACGATCGTCGTCGCCTCTCTGGGCGGGTGGATGCTCGGGATGCGCAACATGATGCTCACGGTCCTCGACGAGGACTACGTCACCGTGGCCCAGGCCAAGGGCATGCCGAACCGGCGCGTCCTGTGGCGCTACGCCGCGCGCAACGCCGTCCTGCCGCAGATCCAGTCGTTCGCCCTGTCGATCGGGTTCATCGTCGGCGGCGCGATCATCGTCGAGCAGGTCTTCTCGTACCCCGGCGTCGGCAAGATGCTGCTGGACGCCACGAACGCCAAGGACTACGCGCTCATGCAGGGCGGCTTCCTCGTGATCGTGCTGGCCGTCCTGGTCGCCAACATCCTGGCGGACGTCGCCTACGCCGTCCTCGATCCCCGCACCCGGCAGTCGGAAGGCTGA